A genomic segment from Triticum dicoccoides isolate Atlit2015 ecotype Zavitan chromosome 1A, WEW_v2.0, whole genome shotgun sequence encodes:
- the LOC119281372 gene encoding uncharacterized protein LOC119281372, whose amino-acid sequence MEGDPMGVALPEDALAEILRRLLPRSLATSRCVCKAWRSIVDGRRLLLPELLPHSVRGIFLEYNEASYPGFLSHPSMVPDDILGKLNFHRLPPDPYQWTYTHIEGHCNGLLLYRDRLGLQVANPATQWRARLPPPPERKREGGIVRPHLAFDPTESLHYEILLVPQTPLPEERGQPEPSKEWPASTWVLCLFSSRTGQWEQRAFLREGEAAGMASDEVLHWTSNSCSTYWHGMLFVQCNGGFTVMRISLSNNKYRVIKMPTDIEESDYDELHLGRSREGPCCAPFRDRTNLRVWILDDSCGTMEWALKHHIDLDQSLSRVMWHCGEKEGPWSLQDGINVEHYGQQDLNDVNMDEDHSNNSFVKSEVEWDSDNDNIGDNESEVVESYLPYVSFLGFHPYKEVIFLDLLSLRRAVAYHLNTSIVQDLGNIWPNDYHAGHAGDIKKSCLIADFPENKLKAHVEG is encoded by the exons ATGGAAGGCGATCCGATGGGCGTGGCGCTGCCCGAGGACGCCCTCGCGGAAatcctccgccgcctcctgccgcgCAGCCTCGCCACCTCGCGGTGCGTCTGCAAGGCGTGGCGCTCCATCGTCGATGGCCGCCGGCTGCTGCTCCCGGAGCTCCTGCCGCACTCGGTGCGTGGCATCTTCCTCGAGTATAACGAGGCCTCTTACCCGGGTTTCCTCTCTCACCCCTCCATGGTGCCGGATGATATCTTGGGCAAGCTCAACTTCCATCGTCTTCCCCCCGACCCCTACCAGTGGACCTATACTCACATCGAGGGTCACTGTAATGGGCTCCTGCTTTACCGAGACAGGCTAGGGCTCCAGGTGGCCAACCCCGCGACGCAGTGGCGGGCACGCTTGCCCCCGCCGccggagaggaagagggagggggggATCGTCCGGCCGCACCTTGCGTTTGATCCAACCGAGTCATTGCACTATGAGATCTTGCTCGTCCCTCAAACGCCTCTCCCAGAGGAGAGGGGCCAGCCCGAGCCGTCCAAGGAATGGCCAGCATCCACATGGGTGTTGTGCTTGTTTTCATCACGCACGGGGCAGTGGGAACAGAGGGCGTTTCTCCGGGAAGGCGAGGCTGCAGGGATGGCTTCCGACGAGGTGTTGCACTGGACGTCAAATAGCTGCAGCACTTATTGGCACGGCATGTTATTTGTGCAGTGCAACGGTGGATTCACTGTTATGAG AATATCCTTGTCAAATAATAAGTATCGGGTGATTAAAATGCCAACAGATATTGAGGAATCAGACTATGATGAGCTTCATCTAGGACGGTCAAGGGAAGGGCCATGTTGTGCACCATTTCGTGATCGGACCAACCTTCGTGTTTGGATCCTTGACGATTCATGTGGTACGATGGAGTGGGCGTTGAAGCATCACATTGACCTTGACCAGAGTTTATCACGTGTAATGTGGCATTGTGGGGAAAAGGAGGGACCCTGGAGTTTACAGGATGGTATCAATGTTGAACACTATGGTCAACAGGATTTAAATGATGTTAACATGGATGAAGATCACAGCAACAATTCTTTTGTGAAGAGTGAAGTCGAATGGGATTCCGACAACGATAATATAGGTGACAATGAATCTGAGGTCGTAGAGAGCTACTTACCCTATGTTAGTTTTCTTGGATTTCATCCTTACAAAGAAGTCATCTTCTTGGATCTTCTTTCGCTAAGAAGAGCAGTGGCCTACCATCTGAATACCTCAATAGTGCAGGATTTGGGTAATATATGGCCCAATGACTACCACGCTGGGCACGCGGGAGACATAAAAAAGTCTTGTTTGATAG